In Anaerotignum faecicola, a genomic segment contains:
- a CDS encoding metal-dependent phosphohydrolase, with translation MGKVLTREEAWELLNEYNKEPFHLRHGETVEGVMRYLAQELGYGDEVDFWGNVGLLHDLDFEQWPEEHCAKVQELMREKDIDERMIHAVASHGYGICCDIAPEHEMEKVLFAVDELTGLIGAAALMRPSKSVKDMELKSVKKKFKDKHFAAGCDREIIKTGAERLGWELDELIQKTLDGMKADERNA, from the coding sequence ATGGGCAAGGTTTTGACAAGAGAGGAAGCTTGGGAATTACTGAACGAATATAATAAGGAGCCATTCCATCTGCGCCACGGCGAAACAGTTGAGGGCGTGATGCGCTATCTGGCACAGGAGCTGGGCTATGGCGACGAGGTGGATTTCTGGGGCAATGTCGGTCTGCTGCACGATTTGGATTTTGAACAGTGGCCTGAGGAGCACTGCGCCAAGGTGCAGGAGCTGATGCGGGAAAAAGATATTGACGAAAGAATGATTCATGCGGTGGCAAGCCATGGCTATGGCATCTGCTGCGATATTGCGCCGGAGCATGAAATGGAAAAGGTGCTTTTCGCTGTGGATGAGCTGACAGGGCTGATTGGTGCGGCGGCGCTGATGCGTCCCTCCAAGAGCGTAAAGGATATGGAGCTGAAATCCGTAAAGAAAAAATTCAAGGATAAGCATTTTGCCGCAGGCTGTGACAGAGAAATCATCAAAACAGGCGCAGAACGTCTGGGTTGGGAACTGGATGAGCTGATTCAGAAAACACTGGACGGCATGAAAGCG